Proteins encoded by one window of Aphidius gifuensis isolate YNYX2018 linkage group LG2, ASM1490517v1, whole genome shotgun sequence:
- the LOC122848346 gene encoding focal adhesion kinase 1 isoform X3 — MMVDRVEGHLFMYRRPVYRVFQYLETSDHEGMSGGNDGNGVGAGGGIQIAGGKNTPPHGSPTPMDKATLKVHLPNGGMNVVKFGDAMDVRGIISLLTSRLAAGTRNYRNLYAMRLHHPGSGESYWLHQDTTMYQVQEKYEKKHPHSEWRYELRVRYLPQNLNDLYEKDKVTFYYYYDQVRNDYLNANQSTLDQDVAVQLCCLEIRYFFKDMPQVALDKKSNLEYLEREVGLHKFLPRSVLNGVKPKTLRKLIQQHFKKVAALTELECMFKFFDLLRSHYRFDQERFICALGSSWSIPVELVIGPDLGISYMAHRGGTVPTRMAEFSQIQTIQTLVSDCKEHAKACIKLRVAGAAETLSITCSSLDQAESLADLIDGYCRLTTGSNTSLWNRKAVSWKNYPCPCKDAHPPKYRQDGNASPEKNINKTGTILSEDYAEIVDEEGDYSTPAARDYEIVRNQVELGEIIGEGQFGNVHKGSYKGRDGQAIAVAVKTCKVDADLATAEKFLEEAYIMQQFEHPYIIRLIGVCSEAPIWLVMELARLGEMRAYLQSNKHRLDLSTLLLYTFQLSTALSYLESKKFVHRDIAARNVLVSNHTCVKLADFGLSRWVEDQSYYIASKCKLPIKWMAPESINFRRFTTASDVWMFGVCIWEILMLGVKPFQGVKNNEVIRKLENGERLALPDRCPPRLYSLMSSCWSYEPSKRPSFKDIRENLHEILMEEKHQQQETMRRENRRVQAMSWGTDEVAPPKPSRQLQGTDDQMQPTSTTAPVSTYIVAQNPEVLAQLMKENQSRGVCPSVYTTPASAFNTLAVQFQEEDKVLTTAPVSDLPFFDPTSSEPNSISYNNSQSIESIHSETNLDSIESNDTISSMISSLSMSESVHNQSPAVCRKQQQLTHQHPQQRKVKEMQNLYAISSKGNNNNNNNSNNNNNSNNNTSELYSHIQKFNVSNAIPISTVLPTTTTTIITSTTCSEIYGPVINFPQSSAIIGNFSQSPSISGNMNENPGSSGPSSLNSVSDCQLSSQIVQHAQSIYPQNNPLQASVIGGGGSGGGGSCQNLPQVISSSSSSSTCSSSKNIIGGSSGVNVCSVPTSGIECLYGPVLKFRAQTSMCGQSGEYKPSTPIMTHVQHAQNAQVGRVYTSTSGQNFQQQQQQHGQNNQQQLYTNIGQQPMYVSRSQYITNMRMQNINNSPSSSISSTQYPLNYSQTNGSSPIYTVHATPAVVVQAQKLSHQDYQQHSNQQNNNHQQTGVVHSSYQHTNQSSYPGSPHKYVSQQQQQHQQQQSNMIPQMMNTVVSRSVGPQMATGIARITTFVHSNHDEQQQQQQLSTSVDGTMSSSLVSSAGNDSTMSSSGSLLEEAHPDQFQRSSQSGLFENITEDSINVDEEQKLLEQRLFEQQRQSEEDSRWLAREEKRLSIATSGDESASPPVPRSMTQSPSHDVNSANTSSFGSDKSDKIIVVKKMEPTPTADLDRTNDKVYDCTTNVVRAVMSLLQGVQQSKAEQYLELVRRVGVELRELLSSVDIIVDILPGSAHREVEMAHKVLSKDMADLVSSMKLAQSYSSTTLDAEYRKRMLSAAHVLAMDAKNLLDVIDSIRMRYPHVNNQICERQHNNIVSTGHSTPESNRIRSSQSGEQLLRRSQSIERSDVPFRQSQSGDLLHRLGQSVDRVLPGNNNDVNPISSLERRHRMVTNSLERNSTARRHIATNSLERKRPSITTSGSTNNTMNLPPMVPVSCTTVQTTIPIIHPNKIITTDLNHSSSSLCSNNGKILNETQQNDS; from the exons ATGATGGTAGATCGTGTGGAAGGTCACCTCTTCATGTATCGTCGCCCAGTTTATCGGGTTTTCCAGTATCTTGAAACAAGCGA TCATGAAGGGATGAGTGGAGGAAATGATGGCAATGGTGTTGGAGCTGGTGGTGGAATTCAAATTGCTGGAGGTAAAAATACACCGCCACATGGATCACCAACACCAATGGATAAAGCCACCTTGAAGGTACATCTACCAAATGGTGGAATGAATGTTGTTAAATTTGGTGATGCAATGGATGTACGTGgtattatatcattattaacaagtCGTCTTGCTGCTGGTACTCGtaattatagaaatttatatGCTATGAGACTTCATCATCCTGGTTCTGGTGAGAGCTATTGGCTTCATCAAGATACAACAATGTATCAG gtacaagaaaaatatgaaaaaaaacatccaCATTCTGAATGGAGATATGAGCTTAGAGTTAGATACTTGCCACAAAACCTCAACGATTTGTATGAAAAGGATAAagttacattttattattattatgatcag gtaaGAAATGATTATCTCAATGCAAATCAGTCAACGCTTGACCAAGATGTGGCTGTTCAACTTTGCTGTCTTGAGattcgatattttttcaaagacaTGCCGCAAGTtgcacttgataaaaaaagtaatctgGAGTATCTTGAAAGAGAG GTTGGATTGCACAAATTCCTTCCACGCTCAGTGTTGAATGGTGTGAAGCCAAAAACATTGCGTAAACTTATTCAGCAACACTTCAAGAAGGTCGCAGCTCTCACTGAGTTAGAGTGTATGTTTAAATTCTTCGATCTCCTTCGTTCACATTATAGATTTGATCAAGAAAGATTCATTTGTGCACTAGGA TCAAGTTGGTCGATACCTGTGGAGCTTGTTATCGGTCCAGATCTTGGAATTTCTTATATGGCACATCGAGGCGGAACTGTG CCAACAAGAATGGCAGAATTTTCCCAAATTCAAACAATTCAGACACTTGTTTCTGATTGTAAAGAACATGCAAAAGCATGTATCAAACTTCGTGTTGCTGGAGCTGCTGAAACACTCAGTATTACTTGCTCGAGTTTGGATCAAGCTGAAAGTCTTGCAGACTTGATTGACGGTTATTGTAGATTAACAACAGGATCCAACACTTCGTTGTGGAATAGAAaag CTGTCTCATGGAAAAATTATCCCTGTCCATGCAAAG atgCACATCCACCAAAATACAGACAAGATGGTAATGCTAgtcctgaaaaaaatatcaacaagacTGGAACAATTTTATCTGAAGATTATGCTGAAATTGTTGATGAAGAAGGAGATTATTCAACTCCAGCtg ctcGTGATTATGAAATTGTTAGAAATCAAGTTGAACTAGGTGAAATAATTGGTGAAGGACAGTTTGGTAATGTACACAAAGGATCATATAAAGGTCGTGATGGTCAAGCAATTGCAGTTGCTGTAAAGACATGCAAAGTTGATGCTGATTTAGCAACAGCTGAAAAATTTCTTGAGGAAGCTTATATAATGCAACAATTTGAACATCCATATATTATAAGATTAATTGGTGTATGTTCAGAGGCACCAATTTGGCTTGTTATGGAACTTGCAAGATTGGGTGAAATGAGAGCATATTTACAATCAAATAAACATCGTCTTGATCTTTCAACATTActattatatacatttcaaTTGAGTACAGCATTGTCTTATcttgaaagtaaaaaatttgtacaTCGAGATATTGCAGCTCGTAATGTTTTAGTATCAAATCATACATGTGTTAAATTAGCTGATTTTGGATTAAGTAGATGGGTTGAAGATCAAAGTTATTATATTGCAAGTAAATgtaaattaccaattaaatGGATGGCACCTGAAAGTATTAATTTTCGAAGATTTACAACAGCATCTGATGTCTGGATGTttg gtgTTTGTATATGGGAAATATTGATGCTTGGAGTCAAACCATTTCAGggagttaaaaataatgaagttaTACGTAAATTAGAAAATGGTGAAAGACTTGCACTTCCTGATAGATGTCCTCCACGTTTGTATTCACTCATGTCATCTTGCTGGAGTTATGAGCCAAGTAAACGACCGTCATTTAAAGATATTCGTGAAAATTTAca tGAAATTTTGATGGAAgaaaaacatcaacaacaagaaACCATGAGACGAGAAAATCGTCGTGTTCAAGCAATGTCATGGg gtaCAGATGAGGTGGCACCACCAAAACCATCACGTCAACTTCAAGGAACTGATGATCAAATGCaaccaacatcaacaacagctcCAGTATCAACATATATTGTTGCTCAAAATCCAGAGGTATTGGCCCAATTGATGAAGGAAAATCAATCACGGGGGGTATGTCCGTCTGTGTATACAACACCAGCATCAGCCTTCAATACACTCGCGGTACAATTTCAAGAAGAGGACAAAGTCCTTACAACTGCCCCAGTATCTGATTTACCATTTTTTGATCCCACATCATCTGAACCAAATAGTATCAGttataataattcacaatCAATTGAATCAATTCATTCAGAAACAAATTTAGATTCAATTGAATCAAATGATACAATTTCCTCTATGATATCTAGTCTTAGTATGTCTGAATCCGTTCATAATCAATCACCTGCGGTTTGtagaaaacaacaacaattaacgCATCAGCATCCACAACAACGTAAGGTTAAAGAGATGCAAAATTTATACGCGATTAGTTCaaaaggaaataataataataataacaatagtaataacaataacaatagtaataataatacgagTGAATTATATTcacatatacaaaaatttaacgtATCTAATGCTATTCCAATATCGACAGTtttaccaacaacaacaacaacaataataacatcaacaacGTGCAGTGAAATTTATGGTCCAGTTATTAATTTTCCCCAAAGTTCCGCAATTATTGGAAATTTTAGTCAAAGTCCAAGTATTAGTGGTAATATGAATGAAAATCCAGGAAGTTCTGGTCCAAGTAGTTTAAACAGTGTATCAGATTGTCAGTTATCAAGTCAAATTGTTCAGCATGCTCAATCTATTTATCCTCAAAATAATCCATTACAAGCATCTGttattggtggtggtggtagtggtggtggtggtagttgTCAAAATTTACCTCAAGTAATATCATCCTCTTCCTCATCCTCTACTTGTTCgtcatctaaaaatataattggtgGTAGTAGTGGTGTTAATGTTTGTTCTGTACCCACATCTGGGATTGAGTGTTTGTATGGAcctgttttaaaatttcgtGCACAAACATCAATGTGTGGTCAAAGTGGTGAATATAAACCATCAACACCAATTATGACACATGTACAACATGCACAAAATGCTCAAGTTGGACGTGTTTATACATCAACATCAGgacaaaattttcaacaacaacaacaacaacatggacaaaataatcaacaacaattatatacaaatattggACAACAACCAATGTATGTTTCCCGTTCACAGTATATAACAAATATGAGaatgcaaaatataaataattcaccatcatcatcaatttcatcaacaCAGTATCCACTTAATTATAGTCAAACAAATGGCTCATCACCAATATATACTGTTCATGCAACACCAGCTGTAGTTGTACAAGCACAAAAATTATCTCATCAAGATTATCAACAACAttcaaatcaacaaaataataatcatcaacagACTGGTGTTGTTCATTCTTCTTATCAACATACAAACCAATCATCATATCCAGGATCCCCTCATAAATATGtatcacaacaacaacaacaacaccaacaacaacaatctaATATGATTCCACAAATGATGAACACTGTTGTTTCAAGATCAGTTGGACCACAAATGGCAACCGGTATTGCAAGAATAACAACATTTGTACATTCAAATCAtgatgaacaacaacaacagcaacaacttTCAACATCTGTTGATGGAACAATGTCCAGTTCTCTTGTTTCATCAGCTGGTAATGACAGTACCATGTCCTCTAGTGGCTCACTCTTGGAAGAGGCTCATCCAGATCAG TTTCAGAGAAGCAGTCAGTCtggattatttgaaaatattaccGAGGATTCAATAAACGTTGATGAGgaacaaaaattattggaaCAACGTTTATTTGAACAACAACGACAGTCTGAAGAAGATAGCCGTTGGTTAGcaagagaagaaaaaagatTGTCAATTGCAACAAGTGGTGATGAAAGTGCAAGTCCACCAGTACCAAGATCAATGACACAATCTCCTAGTCACGATGTTAACAGTGCAAATACAAGTTCATTTGGTTCTGataaaagtgataaaataatagttgttAAGAAAATGGAACCAACACCAACAGCTGATTTAGATAGAACAAATGATAAAGTATATGATTGTACAACAAATGTTGTACGTGCAGTTATGTCTTTATTACAAGGTGTACAACAAAGTAAAGCTGAACAATATTTAGAATTAGTACGTAGAGTTGGTGTTGAATTGAgagaattattatcatcagttgATATAATTGTTGATATTCTACCAGGATCAGCACACAGAGAAGTTGAAATGGCACATAAAGTATTAAGTAAAGATATGGCTGATCTTGTGTCATCAATGAAACTAGCACAATCATATTCATCAACAACACTTGATGCAGAATATCGTAAAAGAATGCTATCAGCTGCTCATGTATTAGCTATGGAtgccaaaaatttattagatgTTATTGATTCAATTCGCATGCGTTATCCTCatgtaaataatcaaatatgtGAACgtcaacataataatattgtatcaaCTGGTCATTCAACACCGGAATCAAATCGTATACGTTCAAGTCAATCTGGTGAACAATTACTTAGACGAAGTCAATCAATTGAAAGATCAGATGTTCCTTTTAGACAAAGCCAAAGTGGAGATTTATTACACAGATTAGGACAATCTGTTGATCGAGTATTAccg ggaAATAACAACGATGTAAATCCTATATCTAGTTTAGAACGACGTCATCGAATGGTTACAAATAGTCTTGAAAGAAATTCAACAGCAAGAAGACACATAGCAACAAATAGTCTTGAAAGAAAAAGACCATCAATAACAACATCAGGCTCAACAAATAACACCATGAATTTACCACCAATGGTACCAGTATCATGTACAACTGTTCAAACAACAATACCTATTATTCatccaaataaaattattacaactgATTTAAATCATTCATCAAGTAGTTTGTGTTCTAATaatggtaaaatattaaatgaaacacAACAAAATGATAGCTAA